The Methanosarcina barkeri str. Wiesmoor DNA segment TGCAAAAACCTTTGCAGAGGCAGGTATTAAGGACATTGTCCTTGACCCCGGAACTTATCCAACTGGTAAAAGCATGAAGGAATCCTTTACCAACTTCCTGAAGATCAGGAGAGCAGGTATTATGGGAGATACCGAGATCGCATATCCGATCATGGCTCTGCCGTTTACTGCCTGGATGGCTGGAATTTCCGACCCTGTCAGCGCCTCATACTGGGAAACTGCAATGGCTGCCGTATTTACTATCAGGTACGGTGACATTATGATTCTCCACAGTATGGAGCCATATGCCACGCTGCCTGAAGTCCACCTGGCCGAGACAATCTACACTGACCCAAGGACTCCTGTAGCTGTGGACTCAAAGATGTACAAGGTAGGAAACCCAACAGCGGACTCACCTGTGCTCTTCACCACAAACTTCGCTCTGACTTACTATACAGTAGAGAGCGACCTTTCCTCAAACGACATCGACTGCTATCTGCTTGCAGTTGACACCGATGGTATTGGTGTGGAAGCCTCTGTTGCCGGTGGGCAGCTGACTGCTGACAAAGTAAAGGATGCCTTTGATAAATCAGGCTTTGACCTTAAGAAGGATGTTACCCATAACAGTGTAATCATTCCTGGTCTGGCTGCACGTCTACAGGGCGACCTTGAGGACAAACTGGGCGCAAATATTCTTGTGGGCCCAATGGACTCCGGAAGGCTGCCTGGCTTTATGGAGAAGAACTGGCCTCCAAAGAAATAATCAGAAAATAAAGTTGAATATTAATATTCCGTGTCATAAAGACACGGAACTTTCTTTTTTTAAAAATCGTTGAAATTATATTTTTGTTACTTTTCTAGTGAACTTCATACTAAGGTAGCTTTTAGCTTTCAGAAAAACGAGCCTATGTAACTTAATTTCTAATATTTTCTGATACTTTTAAACTCAAGAAATATTTATATAAGACAAACACTAATTTAATAGACATCTAAAATATAATTTTTAAATCGAGTTATAATCAAGTCATAACTTAGTTACATTATAAAGAATATGTACTCTTTGCTAATTTTGCACTCTAATAATTGGGGGAGCCTGAATACTAAAAGGAAATTAGCAAATCCAGCTATTTTTAAATAGCATGAGTAAGCTTAACAGGTCAATTGCTTAAATATACTGCAGAAATTTTCCTTCCTGATATTTTAAAAATTACTCTTCCAGGAAGGATATTGTTCAAGAATATTGTTACTATTCCAAGAAGATTATAAGTAAGGATTGCAGATGAATTTTATCACATGCCCGAGATGCGGTAGAGAATGCTACAGGCTCTTTGACTCAGTTTGCAAGGACTGCTTTTTTGAGACTTTCAAGCTGATTGAATTGCCCAATGTACTCCATGTAAGGATATGTTCAGCTTGCGGAGCACACTTTCATAGAGGCCGGTGGGAAGATGTTGGTAATATTGAAGATGTGGTGCTAAAAGCTGTAGAAGATGCCCTTTTTATCCACAACGAAGCCGGAGATGTGGAAGTCTACCTTGAACCCAGAGAGATTACGCCTTATATGTATATGGTAAGAGCTGAAGTCGATGCAGTGGTCAGAGAAGAGCCGGTGCACGCAGAAGCTGAGACTGAGGTAAGGATTCAGCGAACAGCTTGCGATATGTGCAGCAGGGAGTCAGGAGGATATTTTGAAGCGATTATTCAGATCAGGGCAGCAGGCAGGTTTCCTACAGAAGATGAGATAAAACGCTCTATGGCTATTGCCAGAGAATCCATGGAAAGCATGAGAAAAAAGGGTGACCGACTTGCGTTTATAAGTGAAGAAGTGGAGCAAAAGGGAGGAATAGACTTTTACATGGGTTCCATGAATGCCAGCAGGCAGATATGTAGGCTAATCACCTCAGAACTTGGAGGTAACTTTTCTGAATCTCCTACCCTTGTAGGAATGAAAGATGGAAAGAATCTTTACAGGATTACTTTTGCTGTACGTCTTCCCGAATTCGGGCCAGGAGATGTGATAAGGTTCAGAGGAAAGATTATTCAGATTAAGAGTTCCGGAAAAAAGGTTAACGGGACTTCCCTTGAGGACGGCTCAAGATTTATCTCAACCCCTGAAGAATTAAAAGGAGCAGAGAAAATAGGCAACATGGGAGATACGGTTTTAACAGTGCTGGTCTCAATCGAAGACAACGCAATTCTGGTGCTCGACCCTGAAACGTATGAGACTGTTGCCATAAAGAAACCTGTGTCGTTCAATGCAGAAGCAGGAAGTGATATTCCTGTCCTGAAAACCCCTTATGGGATCTTTGCACTGGCGCATTCTGAGATTCCGCAGGCGAAATGAATGGTCCAGAAAGAGGAAACATGCAGAATATCCTTGTAATCGGATTTGATACCCGAAATATTGTCTGCTCTGCAAGTCGTGCTGGCTATACGGTCTGCTCTATAGATGCTTTCTGTGATCTTGACCTTCGGGAATGCGCTTATGCATCAGCATTTCTCGAGTGCAGAACCATACAGGAACTGCACCAGCTCGAAGCTTCCCGGATAAAGGCTCATATGGCTGAGTTTGGACTTGAGTTTGATGCCCTTGTTCCGGGTTCGGGACTGGAAATGCTTGACCATAATGATTTCCCTTGTCCCGTACTTGCCAGCAGTCCGGATGCCATGCAGAAGGCCTCAGATAAACTTTATCTCTCAGAAAAGCTTGAAGACCTTGGAATCCCTCATCCACGCTGCTATTCCCCGGAAGAACTGGATGCAATAGAATATCCAGTTATGATTAAGCCATCTTCAGGCGGAGGAGGAATTTTCAACCGAATTGCCAGGAGCAGACAGGAGCTTTTAGCCATCCTTGAGGAATTACACGGGCTTAATCCGGAGCTTACGGAAGAAACCATTGTTATTCAGGAGTTTCTGGAAGGAACACCTTCAAGTGTTTCCCTGCTTTCTACAAAGAACGAAGCTCTGTCAGTGGCTGTTAACGAACAGCTTATAGGAATACCCTGGCTTTCGCGGTTGCCCTTTGCTTATTGCGGGAATATAACTCCTTTCAGGACCAATCAAGCCGAGGAAATGGAAGCTCTTGCTGAAGAATTGGTTCTTGAGTTCAAGCTTCTGGGCTCAAACGGAGTGGATTTCCTGGCTTCAAAAAAAGGGCCTGTAGTACTTGAAATAAACCCGAGGTTTCAGGGAAGTCTTGATACTATCGAGAAGGCGATGAATATTAACCTTTTTGAGGCCCATGCTGGCTGCTTTAGAGGAGAACTTCCTGAAAAACCCGAAGCTAAAGGTTTTGCTGCAAGAGGGGTGATATACTCAGATCGAGAACTTTTTATAGATCGAAAGCTCATGGAGCTCATTCTGAGGAACAAAGGCGCTGACATTCCTTCTCAGGGGACCGTTATAGAGCCTGATGGACCTCTTACTTCC contains these protein-coding regions:
- the acsC gene encoding acetyl-CoA decarbonylase/synthase complex subunit gamma, with protein sequence MKINSPLEAYKYLPQTNCGECGEATCMAFASKLIDRSGKTADCSPLMKEKKFAKKLAELDRLLAPEIREIEIGVGDRAVKIGGDDVLYRHKLTFFNKTKMFFDVTDTMEEAALVERVKNIANFRKFYVGRNLLLDGVAIRSVSNDPAKFAAAVKKVAEVGMPMIFCSFNPAVLKAGLEAAKDANPLLYAANKDNWKEVGELALEYNVPVVVSAINDLDGLKTLAKTFAEAGIKDIVLDPGTYPTGKSMKESFTNFLKIRRAGIMGDTEIAYPIMALPFTAWMAGISDPVSASYWETAMAAVFTIRYGDIMILHSMEPYATLPEVHLAETIYTDPRTPVAVDSKMYKVGNPTADSPVLFTTNFALTYYTVESDLSSNDIDCYLLAVDTDGIGVEASVAGGQLTADKVKDAFDKSGFDLKKDVTHNSVIIPGLAARLQGDLEDKLGANILVGPMDSGRLPGFMEKNWPPKK
- a CDS encoding 60S ribosomal export protein NMD3; this encodes MNFITCPRCGRECYRLFDSVCKDCFFETFKLIELPNVLHVRICSACGAHFHRGRWEDVGNIEDVVLKAVEDALFIHNEAGDVEVYLEPREITPYMYMVRAEVDAVVREEPVHAEAETEVRIQRTACDMCSRESGGYFEAIIQIRAAGRFPTEDEIKRSMAIARESMESMRKKGDRLAFISEEVEQKGGIDFYMGSMNASRQICRLITSELGGNFSESPTLVGMKDGKNLYRITFAVRLPEFGPGDVIRFRGKIIQIKSSGKKVNGTSLEDGSRFISTPEELKGAEKIGNMGDTVLTVLVSIEDNAILVLDPETYETVAIKKPVSFNAEAGSDIPVLKTPYGIFALAHSEIPQAK
- a CDS encoding ATP-grasp domain-containing protein, which encodes MNGPERGNMQNILVIGFDTRNIVCSASRAGYTVCSIDAFCDLDLRECAYASAFLECRTIQELHQLEASRIKAHMAEFGLEFDALVPGSGLEMLDHNDFPCPVLASSPDAMQKASDKLYLSEKLEDLGIPHPRCYSPEELDAIEYPVMIKPSSGGGGIFNRIARSRQELLAILEELHGLNPELTEETIVIQEFLEGTPSSVSLLSTKNEALSVAVNEQLIGIPWLSRLPFAYCGNITPFRTNQAEEMEALAEELVLEFKLLGSNGVDFLASKKGPVVLEINPRFQGSLDTIEKAMNINLFEAHAGCFRGELPEKPEAKGFAARGVIYSDRELFIDRKLMELILRNKGADIPSQGTVIEPDGPLTSLFACTSTREEAFISLEKGVNRIRVFIENQMKREDT